One segment of Urocitellus parryii isolate mUroPar1 chromosome 5, mUroPar1.hap1, whole genome shotgun sequence DNA contains the following:
- the Tfam gene encoding transcription factor A, mitochondrial: protein MALLRGVWGVLRELGKSGMELCSGCGNRLRSPFSFVYFPKWFSSTLGSYPKKPMSSYLRFSKEQLPIFKAQNPDAKISELVRRIAELWRELPESQKKMYEDAYKADWQAYKEEINRIQEQLTPSQMISLEKEIMQKRLKKKALIKKRELTMLGKPKRPRSAYNIFVSESFQEVKDGSSQAKLKYVNETWKNLPSSQKQVYIQLAKDDKIRYDNEMKSWEEQMIEVGRSDLIRRKMKNQTKDDIGEY, encoded by the exons ATGGCGCTGCTCCGGGGAGTGTGGGGCGTGCTGAGGGAACTGGGAAAGTCTGGAATGGAGTTGTGCTCCGGCTGTGGAAATCGTCTGCGCTCACCCTTCAG TTTCGTGTATTTTCCGAAGTGGTTTTCATCCACCTTGGGTAGTTATCCTAAGAAACCTATGAGTTCATACCTTCGATTTTCTAAGGAACAGCTACCCATATTTAAAGCTCAGAACCCAG ATGCGAAAATATCAGAACTAGTTAGAAGAATTGCTGAGCTTTGGAGGGAACTTCCTGAATCACAGAAAAAA atGTATGAAGATGCTTATAAGGCAGACTGGCAAGCATACAAAGAAGAGATAAACAGAATTCAGGAACAGCTAACTCCAAGTCAAATGATAtctttggaaaaagaaatcatgcaaaaacgtttaaaaaagaaagctttaataaaaaaaaga GAGTTAACAATGCTTGGAAAACCAAAAAGACCTCGCTCAGCTTATAACATTTTTGTATCTGAAAGCTTCCAAGAAGTTAAGGATGGTTCATCACAG gCAAAGCTGAAATATGTAAATGAAACTTGGAAAAACCTGCCTAGTTCTCAAAAGCAA gtATATATTCAACTTGCTAAAGATGATAAAATTCGTTatgataatgaaatgaaatcttggGAAGAACAAATGATTGAAGTTGGACGAAGTGATCTTATACGTCGAAAAATGAAGAACCAAACAAAAGATGACATTGGGGAGTATTAA